CGGTTCGATTCGTAGGGAGGCCACAATAGTATGGCCGCATGACCATCACCATTACCACGTCTAACGTCAACGGCATTCGTGCGGCCAAGCGCAAGGGCATCGAGGATTGGGCCGGCAAGCATGCACCGGATGTCTGGTGCATGCAGGAGGTTCGCGCACCTCAGGACGATGTCGATTCCATTTTCGATGAATTTGGTTTTGAATACGCCACCGCCGGCAAAATCGACGCGCCGGCCGACCTCCATACCATGAACGAGGTCTGCCGGGTGAAAGGCCGCGCGGGAGTCGGGCTGCTCACCGACTTGGAAGTGCTTGACAAGCGATATGGTCTGCCAGGTCTGAGCGAGGATGTGGATTCGGGGCGTTGGATCGAAACCGATGTCAAAACGCCTGAGGGCTATACGATCACCGTGGCATCCGTGTACATACATGCCGGCAACACCGATGATCCGACCAAAATGGAACAGAAGTATCGTTTTCTGGACACTATGCTGGCCCGCATGGGCGCGCTTCGTGATGAAGCCGCACATGGCGGCAAGCAGGCTGTATTATGCGGCGATTTCAACATCGCACATACGCCGCTCGATATCAAGAACGCCAAGGCCAATGAGAAGCACGCCGGATTCCTGCCCGAAGAACGTGCCTACGTGGACAAATGGCTGGACGAATACGAGTTCGTGGATGTGATGCGTTCGTTGGCCGGTGATATTCAGGGGCCGTACACATGGTGGAGCCAACGAGGGCGCGCCTTCGACAACAATGTCGGCTGGAGAATCGACTACCAGTTCGCCACGCCCGAGCTGGCGGAGACCGCACGCGGATTCGTCATCGACAAGGCTCCCACGTATGACAAACGCTGGTCCGATCACGCCCCACTCACGATTACATACGAGGTATGACGTATTCTGTGGGACAACATCCGAAAATCGACGATTTTCGCGGGTCGTCCCACGCCCCGCATCATGAGCAATCATCGACTACGCCAAGAATGGCGTAATTCCGGGCTTCGTGAGAAATCTACTGTGGGACAACACTCATGTTTATCGATTGATGTTGATGTTGTCCCACAAATTGTGGGACAACATCGGAAAAACACTGATTTTTGCCTTTCGTCCCACGCGAACCATCATGCAAACCGACACATATGAATATTGGGGTCTTTCCACGGATGGAAAGACCCCAATACTATGCGCTCAAATGCAGATTATCAGTCCAGACCGAGCTGGAGCTTGCCGCCGGGGATGGCGTCGAGCAGGTCTCGGGTGTACTGCTTCTGCGGGTGGTCGAAGACCTCATCGGTGGTGGCGTGCTCCACGAGCTTGCCATGCTGCATCACCACGACCTCATCGGCGATCTGGCGAACCACGGCTAGATCGTGGGTGATGAACAGATAGCTCAGGCCCTTTTCGGCCTGCAGGTCGTTGAGCAGACGCAGCACCTGATCCTGCACCAGCACGTCCAAGGCGGAGACGGCCTCATCGCACACGATGACGTCCGGATCCAGAGCCATGGCTCGTGCGATGGCGATGCGCTGACGCTGGCCACCGGAAAGCTCGTTCGGGTAACGACCCATCACGGAAGCCGGCATCTCGACCATGTCCAGCAGTTCCTTGACACGGTTGGCACGCCACTTCTTATCGCCAATCTTGTGGATGCGCAGGGGCTCCTCAATGGAACGGAAGATGGAGTACATCGGGTCGAGCGAACCGTACGGGTTCTGGAACACCGGCTGCACATGGCGGCGGAAACCGAGCAG
This sequence is a window from Bifidobacterium breve DSM 20213 = JCM 1192. Protein-coding genes within it:
- a CDS encoding exodeoxyribonuclease III; translated protein: MTITITTSNVNGIRAAKRKGIEDWAGKHAPDVWCMQEVRAPQDDVDSIFDEFGFEYATAGKIDAPADLHTMNEVCRVKGRAGVGLLTDLEVLDKRYGLPGLSEDVDSGRWIETDVKTPEGYTITVASVYIHAGNTDDPTKMEQKYRFLDTMLARMGALRDEAAHGGKQAVLCGDFNIAHTPLDIKNAKANEKHAGFLPEERAYVDKWLDEYEFVDVMRSLAGDIQGPYTWWSQRGRAFDNNVGWRIDYQFATPELAETARGFVIDKAPTYDKRWSDHAPLTITYEV